Proteins encoded in a region of the Anopheles aquasalis chromosome 2, idAnoAquaMG_Q_19, whole genome shotgun sequence genome:
- the LOC126581549 gene encoding uncharacterized protein LOC126581549, whose amino-acid sequence MNIKIYLSSKLIESCTFCELYGLVEDLRDEIRFTVLDDRPLPAYPEPIGKICSVSDYTQYRAAQNDRSLREQLAREDNFLRLVISNSGRIKHVMAKVKGVTIESLNKLLIIYDDRGFDNLAENDLHATDCDNDLLHLARLIKATKVEPVGIGEKLSAVANQPTVRWAINLLRPAGSILGMGLRRTALYYHFNEWSECVQQKGANAVKWTLLVDICLGVAVLSLILCFGNPGTRFMEFAEIVVDNLLRLLQTLRGNPIGLKLNGSLNEFFFSCFSYQVDLWWMFLIILSPAIQFLFVPLSMLGLLGLSFQAAMLSDLIVLISLHAHCFYIYVAVLYRIEVGGIGSLYRTVLGKKRNVLRDRVEAHDYMNRQLFLATLSFTVLLFLLPTILFYYIVFATLRFAIYCVSYGLMTLRRTILSFPFDAMIRWLRGTYTNLDSLELYNIGAIAKENVTITYVAPRAATFWFRDTSSDYPRWTPKHRATITISKFFMSLIKGELIAFIQPDEWNEPVVPGSCTD is encoded by the exons ATGAATATCAAAATCTATCTATCCTCCAAGCTGATCGAGAGCTGCACGTTCTGCGAGCTGTACGGTTTGGTGGAAGATTTGCGCGATGAGATCCGGTTCACGGTTCTGGACGATCGGCCACTGCCGGCGTATCCAGAACCGATTGGGAAAATCTGTAGCGTCAGCGATTACACCCAGTACCGGGCGGCCCAGAATGACCGGTCGTTACGGGAACAGCTGGCCAGGGAGGACAATTTCTTGCGGCTAGTCATATCGAACAGCGGCCGCATCAAGCATGTGATGGCCAAGGTGAAGGGCGTTACGATCGAATCCCTCAACAAGCTGCTCATCATCTACGACGATCGGGGTTTCGACAATCTGGCCGAAAACGATCTGCACGCCACCGACTGTGATAACGATCTGCTGCACCTGGCACGCCTCATAAAAGCCACGAAAGTGGAACCCGTTGGCATTGGCGAGAAGCTGAGCGctgtggccaaccaaccgactgTACGGTGGGCGATCAATCTCTTGCGGCCTGCCGGGAGTATCCTCGGGATGGGCTTACGGCGAACGGCCCTGTATTATCACTTCAACGAGTGGAGCGAATGCGTACAGCAAAAGGGAGCCAACGCGGTCAAGTGGACGCTCCTGGTGGACATCTGTCTCGGTGTGGCCGTTTTAAGTCTGATTCTCTGCTTTGGTAATCCCGGAACGCGATTTATGGAGTTTGCAGAG ATTGTTGTGGACAACTTGTTGCGGCTATTGCAAACGCTCCGTGGCAATCCGATCGGATTGAAGCTAAACGGTTCACTGAACGAgttcttcttcagctgcttcAGCTATCAGGTGGATCTCTGGTGGATGTTCCTTA TCATTCTTTCACCTGCTATTCAGTTCCTCTTCGTACCGTTATCGATGCTGGGTCTGCTAGGGCTCTCATTCCAGGCAGCGATGCTTTCCGACCTGATTGTGCTAATCAGTCTGCATGCGCACTGTTTCTACATCTACGTAGCGGT CCTCTACCGTATCGAAGTCGGCGGGATTGGGTCCCTCTATAGAACGGTTCTGGGGAAGAAGCGTAACGTTCTGCGAGATCGTGTGGAGGCACACGATTACATGAATCGTCAGCTCTTTCTTGCCACTCTATCCTTTAcggttttgctgtttctaTTGCCGACTATTCTATTCTATTATATTGTGTTCGCCACG CTACGATTCGCCATCTACTGCGTGTCGTACGGGTTGATGACGCTGCGTCGTACCATTTTAAGCTTCCCATTTGACGCGATGATTCGGTGGCTACGCGGGACCTACACCAACCTGGACAGCCTAGAGCTCTACAACATCGGTGCGATTGCGAAGGAAAACGTTACGATCACGTACGTTGCTCCACGAGCGGCCACCTTTTGGTTCCGTGATACGAGCAGCGACTATCCACGCTGGACACCGAAGCATCGGGCTACCATCACGATTAGCAAGTTCTTCATGAGCCTTATCAAGGGTGAGCTGATAGCCTTCATACAGCCCGATGAATGGAACGAACCAGTAGTGCCGGGATCGTGTACTGATTAg
- the LOC126570565 gene encoding TM2 domain-containing protein CG11103, translating into MLVLLLFSSVFIAETAQIHKDRDAAVGGFNQTGSTFNPLSALVKCSFLPLEFMECDDVLNLKGNRTARDEQGYGCVRLGGVYYDEVEITKVKCTVYESIECYGPREFMRDGFPCIKQTDHYFVTTLLYSILLGFLGMDRFCLGQTGTAVGKLLTLGGIGIWWIVDIVLLITNNLLPEDGSNWNTKV; encoded by the coding sequence ATGCTGGTTTTACTCCTCTTTTCGTCGGTTTTCATCGCGGAAACGGCACAAATCCACAAGGACCGGGATGCGGCGGTGGGCGGATTCAATCAAACGGGCAGCACCTTCAACCCGCTCTCGGCGCTGGTCAAGTGTTCCTTCCTGCCGCTGGAATTCATGGAGTGCGACGATGTGCTCAATCTCAAAGGAAACCGCACGGCCCGGGACGAGCAGGGTTACGGGTGCGTTCGCTTGGGCGGAGTCTACTACGACGAGGTGGAGATCACGAAGGTGAAATGCACGGTGTACGAGAGTATCGAGTGTTACGGACCGCGTGAGTTCATGCGAGATGGATTCCCGTGCATCAAACAAACGGATCACTACTTCGTCACGACGCTCCTGTACAGCATACTGCTCGGATTTCTCGGGATGGACCGGTTCTGTCTCGGCCAGACGGGAACAGCCGTCGGAAAGCTGCTCACGCTCGGCGGAATCGGTATCTGGTGGATCGTCGATATCGTGTTGCTGATAACCAACAATCTGCTACCGGAGGATGGCAGCAACTGGAACACGAAAGTGTAA
- the LOC126580463 gene encoding inorganic pyrophosphatase isoform X2, with translation MPLVLSYFLPRRLAALATSTTRSLLSPVSASQCQRSRGFQFSSDGVQRKRARLCLPTITSDFQRHFSGSQSPVSAAMTASKYQISERGAPNSTDYRVFFKNENGQAISPLHDIPLYANDARTVYNMVVEVPRWTNAKMEISLGEGLNPIKQDVKKGKLRFVANCFPHHGYIWNYGAFPQTWENPDHLDANTGCKGDNDPIDVLEIGSRVARRGDVLQVKILGTIALIDEGETDWKVITISVNDPLADQVNDINDVETVFPGLLKASVEWFKIYKIPDGKPENQFAFNGEAKDAAFAIKTVEETHRFWQQLVNKEVENNGISCLNTTVDGSPYLVANDAANEVFAKSSDGGNPEPLSETLDKWHYITLK, from the exons ATGCCTCTCGTTCTTTCGTACTTTCTTCCGCGGCGGCTCGCTGCTTTGGCTACGTCAACAACACGTTCCCTTTTATCACCGGTATCCGCAAGCCAGTGCCAGCGTTCTCGCGGTTTCCAGTTTTCCAGCGACGGTGTACAACGAAAACGTGCTCGCCTTTGCCTGCCCACTATCACCAGCGATTTCCAGCGACACTTCTCCGGATCGCAATCTCCAGTTTCCGCAGCGATGACCGCCAGCAAGTACCAGATCTCGGAACGGGGTGCCCCCAACTCGACCGACTACCGGGTGTTCTTTA AGAACGAAAATGGACAGGCCATTTCACCGCTGCACGACATTCCACTGTACGCCAACGATGCCCGGACCGTGTACAACATGGTCGTGGAGGTGCCACGCTGGACAAATGCCAAGATGGAGATCAGTCTTGGCGAGGGTCTGAACCCGATCAAGCAGGACGTCAAGAAGGGCAAGCTACGTTTCGTGGCCAACTGTTTCCCGCACCACGGGTACATCTGGAACTACGGTGCGTTCCCGCAGACCTGGGAAAACCCGGACCACCTGGACGCGAACACGGGCTGCAAGGGTGACAACGATCCGATCGATGTGCTCGAGATTGGGTCGCGTGTGGCTCGGCGAGGTGATGTGCTGCAGGTGAAAATCCTCGGTACGATCGCACTGATCGACGAGGGTGAGACGGACTGGAAAGTGATCACGATCAGCGTGAACGATCCGCTCGCTGACCAGGTGAACGACATCAACGACGTGGAGACCGTGTTCCCGGGTCTGCTGAAGGCATCGGTCGAGTGGTTCAAGATCTACAAGATCCCGGATGGCAAACCGGAGAACCAGTTTGCGTTCAATGGCGAGGCGAAGGATGCCGCGTTCGCTATCAAGACGGTCGAGGAGACGCACCGGTTCTGGCAGCAGCTCGTCAACAAGGAGGTGGAAAACAATGGTATTTCCTG CCTAAATACCACCGTCGATGGATCACCGTACCTGGTGGCAAATGATGCTGCCAATGAGGTGTTTGCCAAGAGCTCCGATGGTGGCAATCCGGAACCACTCAGTGAGACAC TTGATAAATGGCACTACATTACGCTCAAATAA
- the LOC126580463 gene encoding inorganic pyrophosphatase isoform X1, producing the protein MPLVLSYFLPRRLAALATSTTRSLLSPVSASQCQRSRGFQFSSDGVQRKRARLCLPTITSDFQRHFSGSQSPVSAAMTASKYQISERGAPNSTDYRVFFKNENGQAISPLHDIPLYANDARTVYNMVVEVPRWTNAKMEISLGEGLNPIKQDVKKGKLRFVANCFPHHGYIWNYGAFPQTWENPDHLDANTGCKGDNDPIDVLEIGSRVARRGDVLQVKILGTIALIDEGETDWKVITISVNDPLADQVNDINDVETVFPGLLKASVEWFKIYKIPDGKPENQFAFNGEAKDAAFAIKTVEETHRFWQQLVNKEVENNGISCLNTTVDGSPYLVANDAANEVFAKSSDGGNPEPLSETLDKWHFRLENNYSKL; encoded by the exons ATGCCTCTCGTTCTTTCGTACTTTCTTCCGCGGCGGCTCGCTGCTTTGGCTACGTCAACAACACGTTCCCTTTTATCACCGGTATCCGCAAGCCAGTGCCAGCGTTCTCGCGGTTTCCAGTTTTCCAGCGACGGTGTACAACGAAAACGTGCTCGCCTTTGCCTGCCCACTATCACCAGCGATTTCCAGCGACACTTCTCCGGATCGCAATCTCCAGTTTCCGCAGCGATGACCGCCAGCAAGTACCAGATCTCGGAACGGGGTGCCCCCAACTCGACCGACTACCGGGTGTTCTTTA AGAACGAAAATGGACAGGCCATTTCACCGCTGCACGACATTCCACTGTACGCCAACGATGCCCGGACCGTGTACAACATGGTCGTGGAGGTGCCACGCTGGACAAATGCCAAGATGGAGATCAGTCTTGGCGAGGGTCTGAACCCGATCAAGCAGGACGTCAAGAAGGGCAAGCTACGTTTCGTGGCCAACTGTTTCCCGCACCACGGGTACATCTGGAACTACGGTGCGTTCCCGCAGACCTGGGAAAACCCGGACCACCTGGACGCGAACACGGGCTGCAAGGGTGACAACGATCCGATCGATGTGCTCGAGATTGGGTCGCGTGTGGCTCGGCGAGGTGATGTGCTGCAGGTGAAAATCCTCGGTACGATCGCACTGATCGACGAGGGTGAGACGGACTGGAAAGTGATCACGATCAGCGTGAACGATCCGCTCGCTGACCAGGTGAACGACATCAACGACGTGGAGACCGTGTTCCCGGGTCTGCTGAAGGCATCGGTCGAGTGGTTCAAGATCTACAAGATCCCGGATGGCAAACCGGAGAACCAGTTTGCGTTCAATGGCGAGGCGAAGGATGCCGCGTTCGCTATCAAGACGGTCGAGGAGACGCACCGGTTCTGGCAGCAGCTCGTCAACAAGGAGGTGGAAAACAATGGTATTTCCTG CCTAAATACCACCGTCGATGGATCACCGTACCTGGTGGCAAATGATGCTGCCAATGAGGTGTTTGCCAAGAGCTCCGATGGTGGCAATCCGGAACCACTCAGTGAGACAC TAGACAAATGGCACTTCCGCCTGGAGAACAACTACTCCAAACTGTAG
- the LOC126580447 gene encoding DEAD-box helicase Dbp80: MADSSVESGATAAPAAATAENWVKKAEDQEISTLVGGLNLEKKDKGNGAAGETTATSQPAAENGAHAAAAPAGTSAPAAGAPPPGTGGEEIETVNPADASLLMKIIRKGLVESKLDLEVQRKDPSSPLHSVKSFEALHLKPELLQGVYAMGFNAPSKIQETALPTLLADPPQNMIAQSQSGTGKTAAFVLAMISRVDPRKNYPQVICLSPTYELAIQTGEVAAKMSKFCRDVRLRFAVRGEDVAKGERLTDHIIIGTPGKLMDWGIKFRAFDLRKISVFVLDEADVMIATQGHQDQCIRIHKQLPSTCQMMFFSATYEKEVMEFAEYIVPNPIIIRLAREQESLDNIKQYYVKCRDQNEKYQAISNIYGVITVGQAIIFCHTRKTAGWLAERMSKDGHSVAVLSGELTVDQRLAVLDRFRAGLEKVLITTNVLSRGIDVAQVTIVVNFDLPMDQNGRADCETYLHRIGRTGRFGKSGIAINLVEGEHNMKICKTIEQHFQKKIHLLDAENSDEIEKIGS; encoded by the exons ATGGCCGATTCCAGCGTGGAAAGTGGTGCCACGGCGGCCCCCGCTGCGGCGACGGCCGAAAACTGGGTGAAGAAAGCGGAGGATCAAGAAATATCGACTCTG GTTGGTGGATTGAATCTAGAAAAGAAGGACAAAGGGAATGGTGCCGCAGGTGAAACAACGGCCACCTCACAGCCTGCGGCGGAAAATGGAGCACACGCAGCGGCGGCACCAGCCGGTACTTCCGCCCCAGCCGCAGGAGCGCCACCGCCCGGAACAGGTGGCGAAGAAATTGAAACCGTAAA TCCGGCCGATGCCAGTTTGTTAATGAAGATCATCCGCAAGGGTTTGGTAGAGTCGAAGCTGGATCTCGAGGTGCAGCGCAAAGATCCATCTTCACCGTTACATTCCGTGAAATCGTTCGAGGCGCTCCACCTGAAGCCAGAGCTGCTGCAGGGCGTATACGCGATGGGATTTAATGCCCCATCGAAGATTCAAGAAACGGCGCTGCCCACGCTGCTGGCCGACCCACCACAGAACATGATCGCCCAGAGCCAGTCGGGTACGGGAAAGACGGCGGCGTTCGTTCTTGCAATGATCAGCCGGGTTGATCCACGCAAGAACTACCCACAGGTGATCTGCCTTTCGCCCACGTATGAACTCGCCATCCAGACGGGTGAGGTGGCCGCCAAAATGTCCAAGTTTTGTCGCGACGTTCGGCTCCGGTTTGCCGTGCGAGGTGAGGATGTTGCCAAGGGAGAGCGACTTACCGATCACATCATTATCGGTACGCCCGGGAAGCTGATGGACTGGGGCATAAAGTTCCGGGCGTTTGATCTGCGCAAGATTTCGGTATTCGTGCTGGACGAGGCGGACGTCATGATTGCGACGCAGGGCCACCAGGATCAGTGCATCCGCATTCACAAGCAGTTACCGTCCACCTGCCAGATGATGTTCTTCTCGGCCACGTACGAGAAGGAAGTGATGGAGTTTGCCGAATACATCGTCCCGAATCCGATCATTATTCGGTTGGCGCGCGAACAGGAATCGCTGGACAACATCAAGCAGTACTACGTAAAGTGCCGCGATCAGAACGAAAAGTATCAAGCGATTTCCAACATCTACGGTGTGATAACGGTTGGCCAAGCCATCATTTTCTGTCAT ACTCGCAAAactgccggttggttggcggaACGAATGTCCAAGGATGGTcactcggtggcggtgctctCCGGTGAGCTGACTGTCGATCAGCGGCTGGCCGTGCTGGACCGTTTCCGTGCCGGACTGGAGAAAGTACTCATTACCACCAACGTGCTCTCGAGAG GCATTGACGTGGCGCAGGTAACGATCGTGGTGAACTTCGATCTGCCGATGGACCAGAATGGTCGTGCGGATTGTGAAACATATCTGCATCGCATTGGCCGTACCGGTCGCTTTG GCAAGAGCGGTATCGCGATTAATTTGGTCGAGGGTGAGCACAACATGAAAATTTGCAAAACCATCGAACAACATTTCCAGAAGAAGATCCACCTGCTGGATGCGGAAAATTCGgacgaaattgaaaaaattgGCTCCTAA